The Pirellulales bacterium genome contains a region encoding:
- a CDS encoding fatty acid desaturase, producing the protein MATTEIAVPPASPLARPVETEPVRIYWQYAINLALIHLLALLAFVPWFFSWAGLAACLVGLYVFGTLGINLAFHRMLTHQSLKLPRWLEYSFSTLAVCCLQDSPARWVAIHRMHHQHSDEQSDPHSPLVNLLWGHFGWIILKNGNHDKTFHYENYCRDILRDPYYMWLERKLHWFWVYVAHAVLFYLVGFAAGWATTGNVMHGVQLGASLLVWGVLVRTVLVWHITWTVNSLGHIYGYQNYETGDSSRNNFLFALITNGDGWHNNHHAFQRCAAHGHKWWEFDVTYSTIRLLERCGLATDVVTAPLKDNRPRGTDNARQRRAVNKPR; encoded by the coding sequence ATGGCGACGACCGAGATTGCCGTACCGCCAGCCTCTCCGCTTGCCCGTCCCGTCGAGACGGAGCCAGTACGGATCTATTGGCAGTATGCCATCAATTTGGCGCTGATCCACCTGCTGGCCCTGCTGGCTTTCGTGCCCTGGTTTTTCAGTTGGGCCGGATTGGCTGCGTGCCTGGTGGGGCTGTATGTGTTTGGGACGCTGGGGATCAACCTCGCGTTTCACCGCATGCTTACGCATCAGTCGTTGAAGCTTCCGCGATGGCTGGAATACAGCTTCTCGACGCTGGCCGTCTGCTGCTTGCAGGATTCGCCGGCGCGCTGGGTGGCCATTCATCGCATGCATCATCAGCATTCGGACGAACAGTCCGATCCGCATAGCCCCCTTGTCAATCTGCTGTGGGGACATTTTGGTTGGATCATTTTGAAGAACGGCAATCACGACAAGACGTTTCATTACGAGAACTATTGCCGCGACATTCTGCGCGACCCGTACTACATGTGGCTCGAGCGAAAGCTGCACTGGTTTTGGGTCTACGTCGCGCACGCGGTGTTGTTTTACCTGGTGGGGTTCGCCGCCGGTTGGGCCACGACGGGAAACGTGATGCACGGCGTGCAACTGGGCGCCAGCCTGCTGGTGTGGGGCGTGCTCGTTCGTACCGTGCTGGTCTGGCACATTACCTGGACGGTGAATTCGCTGGGACACATTTACGGCTATCAAAATTACGAAACGGGCGATTCGAGCCGTAATAATTTCTTGTTTGCCTTGATCACCAACGGCGATGGTTGGCACAACAACCATCATGCCTTTCAACGCTGTGCGGCGCACGGCCACAAGTGGTGGGAGTTCGACGTCACGTACAGCACAATCCGCCTGCTGGAGCGGTGTGGCCTGGCGACTGACGTTGTGACAGCGCCCCTTAAAGATAATCGGCCGCGCGGCACGGATAACGCTCGGCAGCGCCGGGCTGTCAACAAGCCACGCTGA
- a CDS encoding choice-of-anchor tandem repeat GloVer-containing protein encodes MRNHVWPYVCRQANRVVGRGHAKRRHLSRPTPRSFEFLESRRLLAIDSTPGVSTSGSLVAPSLTTTNASPAVASQLAHIFTGQANAGAYPYSTLTLIGSTFYGMTEGGGDTDQGTIFSISTSGSNFQVLHSFTGAANDGAYPYAGVTVIGSTLYGTANSGGASNEGVVFSIGTTGSGFQVLHSFSGTTTDGAYPYAGLNAINSTLYGVTNNGGTANQGTVFSIGSGEAGFQVLHSFTGTTTDGAYPYSGMTSVGSTLYGTTNNGGTAGNGVVFSIGSTGTNFSVVHSFSGSTTDGAIPDAVLVVSGSTLYGTTDEGGSANQGTVFAVGTTGTGFQLLHSFTGTTTDGAFPKAGLVLSGSTLYGTTVNGGAASDGTVFSLSTAGTGFQLLHSFSGGADGQLPFGSLTLVGTALFGTTNGGSTGANVGTLFSVGTSGANFQVLHTFTLGNDGQYPYSNLLVVGSTLYGTTSEGGTSQSGVVYSINADGTNYKILHSFTGATNDGAYPYAGLTIIGSTLYGTTNNGGTANEGTVFSISTSGTGFQVLHSFTGATNDGAYPYAAVTAIGSTLYGTTNNGGTVGNGVLFSIGSNGSGFSVLHSFTGTTTDGAIPDGVLVVNGSTMYGTTDEGGTANQGTVFAISTAGTGFQLLHSFTGTTTDGAFPKVGMTLSGATLYGATVNGGTSGNGTVFSLSTTGTGFQLLHSFNGAADGALPFGSVLLVGSTLYGTTNGGSSGSNQGTVYSVGTGGANFQVLHTFSATTDGAYPFAGLTLVGSTLYGTTNGGGGTLNDGTIYTITGALPDGPQVLGVVVDGLNWSASFNQMLQTGSLGNGNGYLIPAGSTAQVAALPWTNVNQIQIQFNESVHVQQASLVISGLSASGYAFSNFSYNSTTNTAVWTLANPLGPDRISLSLKSTGANAVTDSAGTPLDGDWTNSVSNYPSGDGTAGGDFNIALSTLSADANKDGIVNGQDIALVSSSWLKQNPFADFNGDGIVNAQDLAIVSSSWLHTLPAAGPAASPAAISAAAPLEKFSGTSTDGANTVTLTSASNEFAPAVKMANVSAWIGLPLKPPVPAGFVTAFHASERGASFVGPVITATIDRVMQGQEGSDSLASDCWIDGSTVFDGTTASARARSHWATLDDEMLSQLAAPAGQHDS; translated from the coding sequence ATGCGCAACCATGTCTGGCCCTATGTCTGCAGGCAGGCGAACCGAGTCGTCGGCCGTGGCCATGCGAAGCGTCGCCACCTTTCGCGTCCCACCCCGCGATCGTTCGAGTTTCTCGAATCGCGACGATTGCTGGCCATCGACAGCACCCCGGGGGTAAGCACGAGCGGTTCTCTGGTCGCCCCGTCACTGACCACCACAAACGCCTCGCCGGCTGTCGCCTCGCAGTTGGCGCACATCTTCACCGGACAGGCGAATGCCGGCGCGTATCCTTATTCCACTTTGACGCTGATCGGATCAACGTTTTATGGAATGACCGAAGGTGGGGGCGACACCGACCAAGGCACGATTTTTTCAATCAGCACAAGCGGCTCGAATTTTCAGGTCCTGCACTCGTTCACCGGCGCGGCCAACGATGGCGCCTATCCTTACGCCGGGGTGACGGTAATCGGATCGACGCTGTATGGTACCGCCAATAGCGGCGGCGCGTCGAATGAAGGAGTTGTCTTTTCGATCGGCACGACCGGCTCAGGCTTTCAGGTGCTGCATTCCTTCTCGGGCACGACCACCGATGGTGCTTATCCCTACGCCGGCCTGAATGCGATCAATTCCACGCTCTATGGAGTTACCAACAACGGCGGTACCGCCAACCAAGGAACCGTGTTTTCGATCGGCAGTGGCGAGGCAGGCTTTCAAGTCTTGCACTCGTTTACCGGAACCACGACCGACGGCGCCTATCCGTACTCCGGCATGACCTCGGTCGGCTCGACCCTGTACGGGACAACCAACAATGGCGGCACCGCAGGCAATGGAGTTGTGTTTTCGATCGGTAGCACGGGCACTAATTTCTCGGTCGTGCATTCATTTTCCGGCAGCACAACCGATGGCGCCATCCCCGACGCGGTGTTAGTCGTCAGCGGTTCGACACTGTACGGCACGACCGACGAGGGAGGTTCGGCAAACCAAGGGACCGTATTTGCAGTTGGCACGACAGGGACCGGCTTTCAGCTGTTGCACTCCTTCACCGGCACGACGACCGACGGCGCCTTTCCCAAGGCGGGGCTCGTCCTCAGCGGCTCGACTTTGTATGGCACGACGGTCAACGGCGGCGCCGCGAGCGATGGCACTGTCTTCTCACTGAGCACCGCGGGGACGGGTTTTCAACTGCTGCACTCATTCTCAGGCGGCGCCGATGGTCAGCTTCCGTTCGGTAGTCTGACTTTGGTGGGAACCGCCCTGTTTGGCACTACAAATGGCGGTTCCACGGGGGCGAATGTGGGCACCCTGTTCTCCGTGGGAACCAGTGGTGCGAACTTTCAGGTCCTACATACTTTCACGCTGGGCAATGACGGGCAGTATCCGTATTCGAACTTGCTCGTCGTCGGATCGACACTCTATGGCACTACGTCCGAAGGGGGCACGAGCCAGTCCGGCGTGGTCTACTCGATTAACGCAGACGGCACCAACTACAAGATTCTGCACTCTTTCACGGGCGCGACCAACGACGGCGCCTATCCCTACGCCGGGCTGACCATCATCGGCTCGACCCTATATGGCACAACGAACAACGGCGGAACGGCCAACGAAGGGACCGTGTTTTCGATCAGCACCAGCGGCACTGGCTTTCAAGTGCTGCACTCCTTTACCGGCGCGACCAATGACGGCGCGTATCCCTACGCCGCAGTGACGGCGATCGGCTCGACGCTGTATGGCACGACTAACAACGGCGGAACCGTGGGCAACGGAGTGCTGTTTTCGATCGGCAGTAATGGCTCCGGCTTTTCCGTACTCCATTCGTTTACCGGAACTACGACCGACGGGGCCATTCCCGATGGAGTGCTGGTCGTCAATGGCTCGACCATGTACGGCACGACCGATGAGGGGGGAACCGCCAACCAAGGAACCGTATTCGCCATCAGTACGGCAGGGACCGGATTCCAGCTTTTGCATTCGTTCACTGGCACGACCACCGACGGTGCGTTTCCCAAAGTGGGTATGACCCTCAGCGGCGCGACGCTGTATGGCGCGACGGTCAACGGGGGCACATCTGGCAATGGAACTGTATTCTCGCTGAGCACCACGGGCACCGGCTTTCAGCTGTTGCACTCGTTCAATGGCGCCGCCGACGGTGCGCTCCCTTTTGGAAGCGTGCTGCTGGTCGGCTCGACGTTATACGGCACGACCAATGGCGGGTCTTCCGGATCAAACCAAGGGACGGTGTATTCCGTCGGCACCGGCGGCGCGAACTTTCAAGTGCTGCATACGTTCAGCGCCACGACGGACGGTGCCTATCCCTTCGCGGGGTTGACGCTCGTCGGGTCGACCCTTTACGGGACGACCAACGGTGGCGGCGGTACGCTCAACGATGGCACGATCTATACGATCACCGGCGCCTTGCCGGACGGCCCCCAGGTGTTGGGCGTGGTGGTCGATGGCCTGAATTGGTCAGCGAGCTTCAATCAGATGCTGCAGACCGGCAGCCTAGGAAATGGCAATGGCTATTTGATCCCGGCCGGATCGACGGCCCAAGTGGCCGCTCTGCCGTGGACAAATGTGAACCAGATTCAGATTCAGTTCAACGAAAGCGTCCACGTACAACAAGCGAGCCTGGTCATCAGTGGGCTCAGTGCCAGCGGCTATGCGTTTTCGAACTTCAGCTACAACAGCACGACGAATACCGCGGTCTGGACGCTGGCCAATCCGTTGGGGCCCGACCGGATAAGCCTGAGCTTGAAATCGACCGGCGCGAATGCCGTCACCGACAGCGCTGGAACTCCGCTCGATGGCGATTGGACGAACAGCGTCAGCAATTATCCTTCCGGCGATGGCACAGCCGGCGGTGATTTCAATATCGCTTTGAGCACGTTGTCGGCCGATGCTAACAAGGATGGCATCGTCAATGGTCAGGATATCGCGTTGGTTTCGTCCAGCTGGTTAAAGCAAAACCCGTTCGCTGATTTCAACGGCGACGGCATTGTCAACGCGCAGGACCTGGCAATCGTCTCGTCGTCCTGGCTGCATACGCTGCCGGCAGCGGGGCCCGCCGCGAGCCCGGCGGCGATCTCAGCGGCTGCGCCGCTGGAGAAGTTCAGCGGTACGTCGACTGACGGAGCAAACACTGTGACCCTGACGAGCGCTTCGAACGAATTCGCCCCCGCCGTGAAAATGGCGAACGTGTCTGCCTGGATCGGCCTTCCGCTCAAACCACCGGTGCCGGCGGGATTTGTCACGGCGTTTCACGCGTCTGAGCGGGGAGCATCTTTCGTCGGCCCGGTGATTACCGCGACCATCGACCGCGTTATGCAAGGCCAAGAAGGAAGTGACTCCTTGGCAAGCGATTGTTGGATTGATGGCTCGACAGTGTTCGACGGAACGACGGCATCAGCACGCGCACGATCTCATTGGGCGACACTCGACGACGAGATGCTGTCGCAGTTGGCAGCGCCCGCTGGCCAGCACGATTCCTAG
- a CDS encoding thioredoxin family protein — MNSTTTTPDHTVVSHDEWRRAHSAFLAKEKELTRLSDELSRQRRALPWTQVEKQYKFQSLQGETNLAGLFAGCSQLATYHFMFNPDWDEGCPGCSYVMDHVNGAIEHLRGRDVSLVAVSRAPLAKLTAFKSRMGWRFPWVSSASTDFNRDFGVHFTPAEVASKANAYNFATIPPHGEDNPGLSCFYKDPSGEIFHTYSGFARSLEAMLGTYVILDRSPKGRDEDALPAPMSWVRHHDKYEPTLQAAKSCCHEK; from the coding sequence ATGAACTCTACCACGACCACCCCGGATCATACGGTTGTCTCTCACGACGAGTGGCGGCGCGCCCACAGTGCCTTCCTGGCCAAGGAGAAGGAACTTACGCGACTCTCGGACGAGCTTAGTCGCCAGCGTCGGGCTCTCCCTTGGACGCAGGTCGAGAAGCAATACAAATTTCAATCGCTGCAGGGCGAAACGAACCTCGCCGGACTATTCGCCGGTTGCAGCCAACTGGCCACATATCACTTCATGTTCAACCCGGATTGGGACGAGGGTTGCCCCGGCTGTTCGTATGTGATGGATCACGTGAATGGCGCAATCGAACATCTGCGCGGTCGCGATGTCTCGCTGGTCGCGGTCTCGCGGGCACCGCTGGCAAAGCTCACCGCGTTCAAGTCTCGTATGGGTTGGCGATTCCCATGGGTCTCGTCGGCCAGTACGGATTTCAATCGCGATTTCGGGGTGCATTTCACGCCGGCCGAGGTCGCCAGCAAGGCGAACGCCTATAACTTCGCCACTATTCCGCCGCATGGCGAAGACAACCCCGGCTTGAGTTGCTTCTATAAAGATCCAAGCGGCGAGATCTTTCACACTTATTCAGGTTTTGCCCGCAGCCTCGAGGCGATGCTGGGGACGTACGTGATCCTCGATCGGTCGCCGAAAGGGCGCGACGAGGACGCGCTTCCAGCACCCATGAGCTGGGTGCGCCATCACGACAAATACGAACCGACGTTACAGGCTGCTAAGTCATGTTGTCACGAAAAGTAA
- a CDS encoding SRPBCC domain-containing protein produces the protein MTAQVQSQDTIDSLEILKEITIEAPIDIAFEAMLDELGPQAQMMDGTPMPLSIEPWPGGRWFRDLGNNTGHFWGHVQVIKPPTLLEITGPMMMSYPTVNHIQYRLTAQGSGTQLKFVHRAIGLILPDHRDGMPKGWNHWLEQIRQRAERRASQPKK, from the coding sequence ATGACAGCCCAAGTTCAATCCCAGGATACGATCGACTCTCTCGAGATCCTCAAGGAAATCACGATCGAGGCGCCGATCGACATTGCCTTCGAAGCCATGCTCGATGAACTCGGCCCCCAAGCACAAATGATGGACGGCACGCCGATGCCGCTATCGATCGAGCCCTGGCCGGGCGGACGCTGGTTTCGCGATCTCGGGAACAACACGGGACATTTCTGGGGGCATGTGCAGGTCATCAAACCGCCCACATTGCTCGAGATTACCGGGCCCATGATGATGTCGTATCCCACGGTAAATCACATTCAATATCGATTGACCGCACAAGGGAGCGGGACACAACTGAAATTTGTGCATCGCGCCATCGGGCTGATCTTGCCCGACCATCGCGACGGTATGCCCAAGGGCTGGAATCACTGGCTCGAACAAATTCGCCAGCGAGCCGAACGTCGGGCATCGCAACCCAAGAAGTAA
- a CDS encoding DNA-3-methyladenine glycosylase I → MSKQLAKQRCAWAGNDPLMQAYHDDEWGVPLHGARELWEMLMLEGFQAGLAWIVVLRKREAFRQAFAGFDPARVARFKEQDIQRLLANPGIIRSRAKIEATIQGAKLFCEMADRGEDFAKFCWSFTKNKVVKGDGKSFPTQTPLSETISKELKRRGFKFVGPTIMYAWLQAVGIANDHSADCFRRKRVKTVQ, encoded by the coding sequence GTGTCAAAGCAACTTGCCAAACAGCGCTGCGCGTGGGCCGGGAACGATCCGCTGATGCAGGCCTATCACGACGACGAATGGGGCGTGCCGCTGCACGGAGCCCGGGAGCTGTGGGAAATGCTGATGCTCGAAGGCTTTCAGGCCGGACTGGCGTGGATTGTCGTGCTGCGAAAGCGCGAGGCCTTTCGCCAGGCATTCGCGGGGTTTGATCCTGCCCGGGTGGCGCGATTCAAGGAACAAGACATTCAACGGTTACTCGCGAACCCGGGGATTATTCGCTCGCGAGCGAAAATCGAAGCCACGATCCAGGGCGCTAAGCTATTTTGCGAGATGGCCGACCGGGGCGAAGACTTTGCCAAGTTCTGCTGGTCGTTCACCAAAAACAAAGTGGTGAAGGGGGACGGGAAAAGTTTTCCGACGCAGACTCCGCTGTCCGAGACAATCTCGAAGGAACTGAAACGGCGTGGATTCAAATTCGTGGGGCCAACGATCATGTACGCCTGGCTGCAGGCCGTGGGGATCGCAAACGATCATTCGGCCGACTGTTTTCGCCGGAAGCGCGTGAAGACCGTTCAGTAA
- a CDS encoding tetratricopeptide repeat protein has protein sequence MRVLIRPIAIAVFCLTVALAVALAPWSLALNAADRNHDPQRKVRSPGSAAQGAPEFETRFLALLVAGQQNAAEHVLASELARFPKASQLVQMIGRSSDQELHDYKMQSLGEILPAQRALFLQAACERSRFDIVPACNKFNAVWMLDRGSVTAQCAYHVLWMDSQQLAADPPSEVERAFRGLRDLADKNPDDLMIRWMLAVQCRNWQRNEEGVAAYKLILQHWQPGPAYVHQTYANLLDGLGRYEDALVERRVAVKMEQAYWTYDGLGVTLDHLSRFDEANAAHATATRMNPGRSENWSNWAISLNGLGKYDKAIEKCQQALRIDPSNGRAYRQWGTALAGQGRPREALEKCKTAASIYGESAVLDEYIDQLQRQIDEE, from the coding sequence ATGCGAGTGTTAATAAGGCCAATTGCGATCGCCGTATTCTGCTTAACGGTTGCGTTGGCCGTGGCCCTGGCGCCATGGTCACTGGCGCTCAATGCTGCTGATAGAAATCATGATCCGCAACGGAAGGTTCGATCGCCCGGAAGCGCGGCCCAGGGCGCTCCTGAATTCGAAACCAGGTTTCTGGCTCTACTTGTTGCCGGTCAACAAAACGCCGCCGAGCACGTCCTGGCATCAGAACTGGCTCGCTTCCCAAAGGCGTCGCAACTCGTGCAGATGATCGGCCGCAGCAGCGACCAGGAACTTCATGACTACAAAATGCAGAGCCTTGGCGAGATCTTGCCGGCGCAACGCGCCCTGTTCCTCCAGGCCGCCTGCGAGCGCAGCCGATTCGATATAGTGCCAGCTTGCAACAAGTTCAACGCGGTATGGATGCTTGATCGCGGCAGTGTCACGGCGCAATGCGCATACCACGTGTTATGGATGGATTCGCAACAGCTTGCCGCCGATCCTCCAAGCGAAGTCGAGCGGGCCTTTCGCGGGTTGCGGGACCTGGCGGACAAGAACCCCGACGACCTGATGATTCGCTGGATGTTGGCAGTCCAATGTCGTAACTGGCAGCGCAACGAAGAGGGAGTCGCAGCTTATAAATTGATCCTGCAACACTGGCAGCCTGGCCCGGCCTATGTCCATCAGACCTACGCCAATCTACTGGATGGCCTCGGTCGCTACGAAGATGCACTCGTTGAACGCCGCGTGGCCGTCAAAATGGAGCAGGCGTACTGGACCTATGATGGACTCGGTGTCACCCTGGATCACCTTTCGCGCTTTGACGAAGCGAACGCAGCCCACGCTACCGCAACGCGCATGAATCCGGGCCGGTCGGAAAACTGGTCGAATTGGGCGATTTCGCTCAATGGCCTGGGCAAATACGACAAGGCCATCGAAAAGTGTCAACAAGCCTTGCGAATTGATCCTTCAAACGGCCGCGCTTATCGGCAGTGGGGCACAGCCCTGGCCGGCCAAGGGCGTCCGCGCGAGGCCCTCGAGAAATGCAAAACCGCAGCGTCCATCTATGGCGAATCCGCAGTGCTCGACGAGTACATTGACCAGTTACAGCGTCAAATCGACGAGGAATAG
- a CDS encoding DUF2252 domain-containing protein, which yields MTRTEHINRRKRTRQEKPAAVNKDAAAMESESEPGRDLRKRTPRSAHGEWHPSIDRRDPVEILSESSEGRVPHLVPLRYGRMLISPFAFYRGAAAIMAADLAQTPTTGLRVQACGDCHLLNFGVFATPERRLIFDINDFDETLPAPWEWDVKRLATSFVIAARHNRFKPSQARFAALACAESYRRHITRFAKMSALDVWYERVDVKQLLVDCPPAAFDIPDGQPIRAATHSSAEHASIKLLEEHDGSALIHDNLPLVYHPQHVESVEFIEHLRAAFRLYRESLPEERRVLLDRFKVVDHAVKVVGVGSVGTRCGILLLMSGPNQPLFLQVKEARPSVLAPYAGASSYSNCGERVVVGQRLMQAASDLFLGWTRGDSDRDFYVRQLRDIKIKPVVEVYDPKMMMAYARSCGWVLARAHARSGDPRQIGDYLGSSGRFDTALADFSEAYADQNEQDYHAFTVAIRAGRLQAEVDR from the coding sequence ATGACCAGGACTGAACACATCAATCGTCGTAAGCGGACCAGGCAAGAGAAGCCTGCGGCCGTGAACAAAGACGCCGCGGCCATGGAAAGCGAATCCGAACCAGGGCGCGACCTGCGAAAGCGCACGCCGCGTTCGGCGCATGGTGAGTGGCATCCGTCGATCGACCGCCGCGACCCTGTCGAGATCCTCAGCGAGTCGAGCGAGGGGCGCGTTCCGCATCTGGTGCCACTGCGCTATGGCCGGATGCTGATCTCGCCGTTCGCTTTCTACCGCGGCGCCGCCGCGATCATGGCGGCCGACCTAGCGCAGACGCCGACGACCGGATTGCGCGTGCAGGCCTGCGGCGATTGCCACCTGCTGAACTTCGGAGTGTTTGCCACGCCCGAGCGGCGATTGATCTTCGACATCAACGACTTCGACGAGACGTTGCCCGCGCCGTGGGAGTGGGACGTGAAGCGGCTGGCGACGAGCTTCGTGATCGCGGCGCGGCACAATCGATTTAAGCCATCGCAGGCCCGGTTCGCGGCCCTGGCCTGCGCGGAGAGCTATCGGCGGCATATAACCCGGTTCGCCAAGATGTCCGCGCTGGACGTGTGGTACGAACGTGTGGACGTGAAGCAGTTGCTGGTCGATTGCCCACCGGCGGCTTTTGACATTCCTGATGGCCAGCCGATTCGCGCGGCAACGCATAGCTCAGCCGAACACGCCAGTATCAAGCTCTTAGAGGAACACGACGGTAGCGCGCTGATCCACGACAACCTGCCGCTGGTTTACCACCCGCAGCATGTCGAGTCGGTGGAATTCATCGAGCATTTACGGGCCGCGTTTCGCCTGTACCGGGAATCGCTCCCCGAAGAGCGGCGGGTGCTGCTCGATCGCTTTAAGGTGGTGGATCACGCCGTGAAAGTCGTGGGCGTCGGCAGCGTTGGAACGCGTTGCGGCATCTTGCTGCTGATGTCCGGGCCCAATCAACCGTTGTTTTTGCAAGTCAAAGAGGCGCGACCGTCGGTCCTGGCGCCCTATGCCGGCGCGTCCAGCTACAGCAACTGTGGCGAGCGGGTGGTCGTGGGCCAACGTCTGATGCAGGCGGCGAGCGATCTATTCCTCGGCTGGACGCGTGGCGATTCGGATCGGGACTTCTACGTGCGTCAATTACGGGACATAAAGATCAAGCCCGTCGTCGAGGTGTACGATCCGAAGATGATGATGGCCTACGCTCGTTCGTGCGGCTGGGTCCTGGCGCGCGCCCATGCGCGCTCAGGTGATCCCCGGCAGATCGGCGACTATCTGGGCTCGAGCGGTCGATTCGATACGGCGCTGGCCGATTTTTCGGAAGCTTACGCCGATCAAAACGAGCAAGACTATCACGCATTTACCGTGGCGATTCGCGCCGGCCGATTGCAGGCCGAGGTCGACCGTTAA